Proteins encoded together in one Nocardioides marinisabuli window:
- a CDS encoding helix-turn-helix domain-containing protein: MSEHQMDPTRTDEATTEETSGPTVVEVRRDVRVAAPLGVVAALVAAAYVARVAGGGSPLDWALLTLVGAIAAVHLATLADSRAPLFVADEHGVRLRRGRTWHGLPWTDIDAVEVLPRRSWWRDGSLDVLAGEDEPRSVPLAMSTTVTGVTEGSDLVAALDELAGGATEVAQIEGYEYVDEDEWAATRADVEPESEVVDVDDQVALEADVKDATEVVADEETEPARHHLPDPRPLLAHAIERVASGLPDRFRPGASPAGVPAAGTATGSEPAQAPAASYASATPAPLRDPVTAVRAEIRSDVTVARDDQDQTQVFGANALRLDAHASDDTALRLPEARELRRPGSVSLVEDTVQWSQRDGRVRPIATEGSAVEPIVLDDLGEPAADPVVGPELAAARTRLGLTVDQLADRTRIRPHVIESIEVDDFAPCGGDFYARGHLRTLARVLGIDATPLLAHYDERYADAPINPRRVFEAELGSGGAIRATRGGPNWSVLIAAVMALVLAWSVARLITDSPVELRDPVPQLSTAGSTSAGDPVPVVLTAAGGGAEVVVRDGVNELVYKGALSFGETKVLTKVSQPVRVQSSDGSLEVSVDGVDQGALGSTGQEAQNTFVAGR, from the coding sequence GTGAGCGAGCACCAGATGGACCCGACCCGCACCGACGAGGCCACCACCGAGGAGACCAGCGGTCCCACCGTCGTCGAGGTGCGCCGCGACGTGCGCGTGGCCGCCCCGCTCGGCGTGGTCGCCGCGCTGGTGGCGGCGGCGTACGTCGCCCGCGTCGCCGGCGGCGGCAGCCCCCTGGACTGGGCGCTGCTCACGCTGGTGGGCGCGATCGCCGCGGTGCACCTGGCCACCCTGGCTGACAGTCGGGCGCCGCTCTTCGTGGCCGACGAGCACGGGGTGCGGCTGCGCCGCGGACGCACCTGGCACGGCCTGCCCTGGACGGACATCGACGCGGTCGAGGTGCTGCCGCGCCGCAGCTGGTGGCGCGACGGGTCGCTCGACGTGCTCGCCGGCGAGGACGAGCCGCGCAGCGTGCCCCTGGCGATGTCGACGACCGTGACCGGCGTGACCGAGGGCTCCGACCTGGTCGCCGCGCTCGACGAGCTGGCCGGCGGCGCGACCGAGGTCGCCCAGATCGAGGGCTACGAGTACGTCGACGAGGACGAGTGGGCCGCCACCCGCGCCGACGTCGAGCCGGAGTCAGAGGTCGTCGACGTCGACGACCAGGTCGCTCTCGAGGCCGACGTGAAGGACGCGACCGAGGTGGTCGCCGACGAGGAGACCGAGCCGGCGCGCCACCACCTGCCCGACCCGCGGCCGCTGCTGGCCCACGCCATCGAGCGGGTCGCCTCCGGCCTGCCCGACCGGTTCCGCCCCGGTGCCAGCCCCGCTGGGGTCCCGGCCGCCGGTACGGCCACCGGGAGCGAGCCGGCGCAGGCGCCGGCGGCGTCGTACGCCAGCGCCACCCCCGCGCCCCTGCGCGACCCGGTGACCGCGGTGCGGGCCGAGATCCGCAGCGACGTGACCGTGGCCCGCGACGACCAGGACCAGACCCAGGTCTTCGGGGCCAACGCGCTGCGCCTGGACGCCCACGCGAGCGACGACACCGCGCTGCGGCTGCCCGAGGCCCGTGAGCTGCGCCGCCCGGGCAGCGTCTCGCTGGTCGAGGACACCGTGCAGTGGAGCCAGCGCGACGGGCGCGTGCGCCCGATCGCCACGGAGGGCTCGGCCGTCGAGCCGATCGTGCTCGACGACCTGGGCGAGCCGGCCGCCGACCCGGTCGTCGGCCCCGAGCTGGCCGCAGCGCGCACCCGGCTGGGGCTCACCGTCGACCAGCTGGCCGACCGCACCCGCATCCGGCCGCACGTGATCGAGTCGATCGAGGTCGACGACTTCGCGCCCTGCGGCGGCGACTTCTACGCCCGCGGCCACCTGCGCACGCTGGCCCGCGTGCTCGGCATCGACGCCACCCCGCTGCTGGCGCACTACGACGAGCGGTACGCCGACGCCCCGATCAACCCGCGCCGCGTCTTCGAGGCCGAGCTCGGCTCGGGCGGCGCGATCCGCGCCACCCGCGGCGGCCCGAACTGGTCGGTGCTGATCGCCGCGGTGATGGCGCTGGTGCTGGCCTGGTCGGTCGCGCGCCTGATCACCGACAGCCCGGTCGAGCTGCGCGACCCCGTGCCGCAGCTGTCGACGGCGGGCTCGACGAGCGCCGGCGACCCGGTGCCCGTGGTGCTCACCGCGGCGGGCGGCGGCGCCGAGGTCGTCGTGCGTGACGGCGTCAACGAACTGGTCTACAAGGGCGCCCTGTCCTTCGGCGAGACCAAGGTGCTGACCAAGGTCTCGCAGCCGGTGCGCGTGCAGTCCAGCGACGGCTCGCTCGAGGTCAGCGTCGACGGCGTCGACCAGGGGGCGCTGGGCAGCACCGGCCAGGAGGCGCAGAACACGTTCGTCGCCGGTCGGTGA
- the rimO gene encoding 30S ribosomal protein S12 methylthiotransferase RimO, with translation MSTQTPAAPDQTAATDHAGPDLLSVAMVTLGCARNEVDSEELAGRLEAGGFRLVDDAAEADTVVVNTCGFVEAAKKDSVDTLLQAADLKTEHGGRAQAVVAVGCLAERYGKDLAESLPEADAVLGFDDYPEIAARLRSIVAGETHQAHTPQDRRRLLPISPVDRAATELAVPGHGDVTTVGQGGPATGPRAVRRRLDSGPMAPLKLASGCDRRCSFCAIPAFRGSFVSRRPADVLAEGRWLGTQGVRELFLVSENSTSYGKDLGDLRLLETMLPELAAIEGVDRVRVSYLQPAETRPGLIEAIATTPGVVPYFDLSFQHASNAVLRRMRRFGDPESFLGLLEQVRSFAPLAGVRSNVIVGFPGESEDDLETLCDFLVAARMDVTGVFGYSDEDGTEAARLDGKLDEDEVRARTEHVTALVEQLNAERAEERIGERVEVLVEGLVDEDGDPLVAGRAAHQGPEVDGTTYLPDSTGLRIGDLVPALVTGTDGVDLIAEEIR, from the coding sequence ATGAGCACCCAGACACCAGCCGCCCCTGACCAGACCGCCGCCACCGACCACGCAGGCCCCGACCTGCTGTCGGTGGCGATGGTGACCCTCGGGTGCGCACGCAACGAGGTCGACTCCGAGGAGCTCGCCGGCCGGCTCGAGGCCGGCGGGTTCCGGCTGGTCGACGACGCCGCCGAGGCCGACACGGTCGTGGTCAACACCTGCGGCTTCGTCGAGGCGGCCAAGAAGGACTCCGTCGACACCCTGCTCCAGGCCGCCGACCTCAAGACCGAGCACGGCGGCAGGGCGCAGGCCGTGGTGGCCGTGGGCTGCCTGGCCGAGCGCTACGGCAAGGACCTGGCCGAGTCGCTGCCCGAGGCCGACGCGGTGCTCGGCTTCGACGACTACCCCGAGATCGCGGCGCGGCTGCGCTCGATCGTGGCGGGGGAGACCCACCAGGCGCACACGCCCCAGGACCGGCGCCGGCTGCTGCCGATCAGCCCGGTCGACCGCGCGGCCACCGAGCTGGCCGTGCCCGGCCACGGCGACGTCACCACGGTCGGCCAGGGCGGTCCCGCGACCGGTCCGCGCGCCGTACGCCGCCGGCTCGACTCGGGCCCGATGGCACCGCTCAAGCTGGCCTCGGGCTGCGACCGGCGCTGCTCGTTCTGCGCCATCCCGGCCTTCCGCGGCTCGTTCGTCTCGCGGCGGCCCGCCGACGTGCTGGCCGAGGGCCGGTGGCTGGGCACCCAGGGGGTGCGCGAGCTGTTCCTGGTCTCGGAGAACTCCACGTCCTACGGCAAGGACCTCGGCGACCTGCGCCTGCTCGAGACGATGCTGCCCGAGCTGGCGGCGATCGAGGGCGTCGACCGGGTGCGGGTCTCCTACCTGCAGCCCGCCGAGACCAGGCCCGGGCTGATCGAGGCGATCGCCACCACGCCCGGCGTGGTGCCCTACTTCGACCTCTCCTTCCAGCACGCCAGCAACGCGGTGCTGCGCCGGATGCGTCGCTTCGGCGACCCCGAGAGCTTCCTGGGCCTGCTCGAGCAGGTCCGCTCCTTCGCCCCGCTGGCCGGGGTGCGCTCCAACGTGATCGTCGGCTTCCCCGGGGAGAGCGAGGACGACCTCGAGACGCTGTGCGACTTCCTGGTCGCCGCGCGGATGGACGTCACCGGCGTCTTCGGCTACTCCGACGAGGACGGCACCGAGGCGGCCCGCCTCGACGGCAAGCTCGACGAGGACGAGGTGCGCGCGCGCACCGAGCACGTCACCGCCCTGGTCGAGCAGCTCAACGCCGAGCGCGCCGAGGAGCGCATCGGCGAGCGCGTCGAGGTGCTCGTCGAGGGCCTCGTCGACGAGGACGGCGACCCGCTGGTCGCCGGCCGCGCCGCCCACCAGGGTCCCGAGGTCGACGGCACCACCTACCTGCCCGACTCCACCGGGCTGCGCATCGGCGACCTGGTGCCGGCCCTGGTGACCGGTACCGACGGCGTCGACCTGATCGCGGAGGAGATCCGATGA
- the pgsA gene encoding CDP-diacylglycerol--glycerol-3-phosphate 3-phosphatidyltransferase translates to MTEPTSEQAAPPSNWNLPNALTTLRIVMVPFFGAALLVDGGDSATWRTVAYVIFALAMITDKIDGDIARARNLVTDFGKIADPIADKAITGMALIGLAIVGDIWWWVAIVVLLREWSVTLMRLSIAKRVVLAAKDLGKWKTTVQALALGGLTLPLRDPDLPSALEVPGEVLFYVAQVLLAVAVALTLWSGWEFFRDVWKQRHTLRGPRA, encoded by the coding sequence ATGACCGAGCCCACCAGCGAGCAGGCGGCGCCCCCCAGCAACTGGAACCTGCCCAACGCGCTGACCACGCTGCGCATCGTGATGGTGCCGTTCTTCGGCGCCGCGCTCCTGGTCGACGGGGGCGACTCCGCCACCTGGCGCACCGTGGCCTACGTGATCTTCGCGCTGGCGATGATCACCGACAAGATCGACGGCGACATCGCCCGGGCCCGCAACCTGGTCACCGACTTCGGCAAGATCGCCGACCCCATCGCCGACAAGGCCATCACCGGCATGGCGCTGATCGGCCTCGCGATCGTCGGTGACATCTGGTGGTGGGTGGCCATCGTCGTGCTGCTGCGCGAGTGGAGCGTCACCCTGATGCGCCTCTCGATCGCCAAGCGGGTCGTGCTGGCCGCCAAGGACCTCGGCAAGTGGAAGACCACGGTGCAGGCGCTGGCGCTCGGTGGCCTGACCCTGCCGCTGCGCGACCCCGACCTGCCCTCGGCCCTCGAGGTGCCCGGCGAGGTGCTCTTCTACGTCGCCCAGGTGCTGCTGGCCGTGGCCGTGGCGCTGACCCTGTGGTCGGGCTGGGAGTTCTTCCGCG